A single region of the Blattabacterium cuenoti genome encodes:
- the folK gene encoding 2-amino-4-hydroxy-6-hydroxymethyldihydropteridine diphosphokinase — protein MNEHHVFLLQGSNKGNRKKYLDESFILIFKKIGKIIKKSSYFESEAWNMKNSPCFYNRVLHVKTNHSPIDLLKKIYDIESFIGRKKNIEKKYKNREIDIDILFYDNIIINSSILTIPHPLLHFRKFVLEPMCEIIPNKNHPIFNLTLLEILGTCIDKLYVKKIPK, from the coding sequence TTGAATGAACATCATGTTTTTTTATTGCAAGGGAGTAATAAAGGAAATAGAAAAAAATATTTGGATGAATCTTTCATTTTGATCTTTAAAAAAATAGGAAAAATTATTAAAAAATCTTCGTATTTTGAAAGCGAAGCTTGGAATATGAAAAATTCTCCCTGTTTTTATAACAGGGTTTTACATGTAAAAACTAATCATTCTCCTATTGATCTTTTGAAAAAAATTTATGATATAGAATCTTTTATAGGAAGAAAAAAAAATATAGAAAAAAAATATAAAAATAGAGAAATAGATATAGATATTTTATTTTATGATAATATCATTATAAATAGTTCTATTTTAACCATTCCACATCCTTTATTGCATTTTAGAAAATTTGTATTAGAACCTATGTGTGAAATAATACCAAATAAAAATCATCCTATATTTAATTTGACGCTTTTAGAGATATTAGGAACATGCATAGATAAGTTATACGTAAAAAAAATACCTAAATAG
- a CDS encoding putative LPS assembly protein LptD, producing the protein MKFFIYIKMVLLISIFVHANEKKEEDNIASNKQQNNLFSFFKNIVKYKSNIQEHNIKEGKSYLKGEATIEYNNTKIQADSIEFNWKNGDIYAIKKEKPIILKIGNHQYTFSNIYTNINSNKVEAKNFYLQEKDYIITATNITKKDPNTSLIKKITYISDPFFLKKKDNDPDFYLKTDYLKYFHSKKYIFSGPVFFFWYKVPMPIFIPFLYIPVKKDTKDSKATYGLINPKFEIKNKKIFIKNIGFFFPISNCMNFKISSSIDSTKKWELKTRMEYKLRYAYHGFIDFNYDRYMSNSNNYQFKWEHNQDIKSDSEIDFNANINYNNNILFINHDYEYFSYINMRKKFSNYLLFMNAYMIQKSVNNKMEIKFIIPEFIFQMKNIFLEKKYFLRHVNIENKVSIHNSVNYTTGHFHTGLNHNMNISTYFYFFYPYLKILPKFFYEEFYTWEHKNSSISGFQKIDFLAEIISIPFNRIFEIKKNSIFLRHRIEPMFYFHMKYFPSIFRNEKNYKEINFILNNDLDFKFNELKKIKILNNLSTSFIHNKNFIKCKDLHFFGKTDFLQNLGLKYKGGINFSEKKEKNNMIFFDFSFYCNYNTNFFEKNEYKKKGKNRYDCFFFDEKNYAKYSIPLSLRIDFHSHYENDINQKKLFNTFLSMNGSVNITKYWKININTDYDLYNNKITFANIIFYRDLRSFKMSFNWIPMGSWSFFIGIKDPNLSNIIQYNEKS; encoded by the coding sequence ATGAAATTTTTTATTTACATTAAAATGGTATTATTAATTTCTATTTTTGTTCATGCAAATGAAAAAAAAGAAGAGGATAATATTGCTTCAAATAAACAACAAAATAATTTATTTTCTTTTTTTAAAAATATTGTAAAATACAAATCCAATATACAAGAACATAATATAAAAGAAGGTAAATCTTATTTAAAAGGAGAAGCTACTATAGAATATAATAATACAAAAATTCAAGCAGATAGTATTGAATTTAATTGGAAAAATGGAGATATATATGCCATTAAAAAAGAAAAACCTATTATTTTAAAAATAGGAAATCATCAGTATACTTTTAGCAACATTTACACCAATATAAATAGTAATAAGGTAGAAGCAAAAAATTTTTATCTACAAGAAAAAGATTATATAATTACAGCAACCAATATTACGAAAAAAGATCCAAATACGAGTTTAATAAAAAAAATTACATATATATCAGATCCTTTTTTTTTAAAAAAAAAAGATAATGATCCTGATTTTTACTTAAAAACAGATTACTTAAAATATTTTCATTCTAAAAAGTATATTTTTTCTGGTCCAGTTTTTTTCTTTTGGTATAAAGTACCGATGCCTATATTTATTCCATTTTTATATATTCCTGTTAAAAAGGATACTAAGGATAGTAAAGCTACTTATGGTCTGATAAATCCAAAATTTGAAATTAAAAATAAAAAAATTTTTATAAAAAATATAGGATTCTTTTTTCCAATTTCTAATTGTATGAATTTTAAAATATCTAGTTCTATAGATAGTACAAAAAAATGGGAATTAAAAACTAGAATGGAATATAAATTAAGGTATGCCTACCATGGTTTTATTGATTTTAATTATGATCGATATATGTCAAATAGCAATAATTATCAATTTAAATGGGAACACAATCAAGATATAAAATCAGATTCTGAAATAGATTTTAATGCAAACATAAATTATAACAATAATATACTATTCATTAATCATGATTATGAATATTTTTCGTATATAAACATGAGAAAAAAATTTTCTAATTATTTATTATTTATGAATGCTTATATGATACAAAAAAGTGTAAATAATAAAATGGAAATAAAATTTATAATTCCAGAATTTATTTTTCAGATGAAAAATATCTTTTTAGAAAAAAAATACTTTTTACGTCATGTAAATATAGAAAATAAAGTATCTATTCATAATTCAGTGAATTATACAACAGGACATTTTCATACCGGTTTAAATCATAATATGAACATTTCTACTTATTTTTATTTTTTTTATCCTTATTTAAAAATATTACCAAAATTTTTTTATGAAGAATTTTATACATGGGAACATAAAAATTCCAGTATTTCAGGTTTTCAAAAAATAGATTTTTTAGCAGAGATAATATCTATACCGTTTAATAGAATTTTTGAAATAAAAAAGAATTCTATTTTTTTGAGACATAGAATAGAACCTATGTTTTATTTTCATATGAAATATTTTCCTTCTATTTTTAGAAATGAAAAAAATTATAAAGAAATAAACTTTATATTGAATAATGATTTGGATTTTAAATTTAATGAATTAAAAAAAATAAAAATACTTAATAATTTAAGTACTTCGTTCATTCACAATAAAAATTTTATAAAATGTAAAGATTTACATTTTTTTGGAAAAACGGATTTTTTACAAAATTTAGGATTAAAATATAAAGGAGGAATAAATTTTAGTGAAAAAAAAGAAAAGAATAATATGATATTTTTTGATTTTTCTTTTTATTGTAATTATAATACTAATTTTTTTGAAAAAAATGAATATAAAAAAAAAGGGAAAAATCGTTATGATTGTTTTTTTTTTGATGAAAAAAATTATGCAAAATATTCAATTCCATTAAGTTTAAGAATTGATTTTCATTCTCATTATGAAAATGACATCAATCAAAAAAAATTGTTTAATACTTTTTTATCCATGAATGGATCTGTGAATATTACAAAATATTGGAAAATTAATATAAACACAGATTATGATTTATACAACAATAAAATAACATTTGCTAATATTATTTTTTATAGAGATTTAAGAAGTTTTAAAATGAGTTTTAATTGGATTCCTATGGGAAGTTGGTCTTTTTTTATAGGGATTAAAGATCCAAATTTAAGTAATATTATACAGTATAACGAAAAAAGCTAA